Proteins encoded within one genomic window of Microbacterium sp. zg-B185:
- a CDS encoding TRIC cation channel family protein, giving the protein MDTLLDFLGTFFFAVSGSLLAAHRGFDIVGSVLLGFLTGLGGGVIRDLILGVTPTAFSQPIYLLAPLAAAGLVFFLYAAVERLPRTLLVFDAAGLGLFCTTGATKALDLGMNPVAAALLGVTTGVGGGLLRDVVANRDPQLFDPNDLYAIPAMLGAAIITAAWLVGWRHPVTQLAVGVLVFAFRLASLRFRWRAPRAVARRRHRT; this is encoded by the coding sequence ATGGACACGTTGCTCGATTTTCTCGGCACATTCTTCTTCGCAGTATCGGGTTCCCTCCTCGCTGCACACAGGGGATTCGACATCGTGGGATCAGTTCTCTTGGGTTTCCTGACAGGGCTCGGCGGCGGCGTAATCCGTGACCTCATACTGGGAGTCACCCCCACCGCCTTCTCGCAACCGATCTACTTGCTTGCACCCCTCGCCGCGGCAGGGCTGGTCTTCTTCCTCTACGCCGCCGTCGAACGCTTACCGCGCACCCTGCTCGTCTTCGATGCAGCCGGACTTGGGCTGTTCTGCACAACCGGGGCGACGAAGGCGCTGGACCTGGGTATGAATCCGGTCGCCGCGGCGCTCCTTGGGGTAACAACCGGGGTCGGTGGCGGCCTCCTGCGTGACGTCGTCGCTAACCGGGATCCCCAACTGTTCGACCCGAACGACCTGTATGCGATCCCCGCGATGCTAGGTGCCGCCATCATCACAGCAGCGTGGTTGGTGGGCTGGCGCCACCCGGTGACTCAACTCGCGGTCGGCGTGCTCGTATTCGCATTCAGGCTCGCGTCGCTCCGCTTCCGCTGGCGTGCACCGCGGGCGGTAGCCCGCCGGCGGCATCGCACCTAG